One window of the Hippoglossus hippoglossus isolate fHipHip1 chromosome 9, fHipHip1.pri, whole genome shotgun sequence genome contains the following:
- the txnrd2.2 gene encoding thioredoxin reductase 2, tandem duplicate 2 isoform X2, which produces MAALCRGRHRWKRTKWFHVLTRTLTERSDYDLVVIGGGSGGLACSKEAAQLGQRVAVLDYVEPSAKGTKWGLGGTCVNVGCIPKKLMHQAALLGTAVKDAKKFGWQITGPVCHDWATMAEAIQNHVRSLNWGHRVQLQDKKVKYLNMKGSLVDEHTVKGLTKAGKETILTAKNVVIATGGRPKYPTSIPGAMEHGITSDDIFWLKKSPGKTLVVGASYVALECAGFLTGIGLDTTVMVRSIALRGFDQQIAGLVTDYMETYGTKFAWKCVPKRVDKLSSGALQVTWTDTQTGNEHKDSYDSVLWAVGVMSTRPLPFTLTLH; this is translated from the exons ATGGCTGCCTTGTGCAGAGGCAGACACCGGTGGAAAAGGACCAAGTGGTTTCATGTCCTAACAAGGACACTGACAG AGAGGTCTGACTATGACCTGGTGGTTATTGGTGGTGGTTCTGGAGGGCTGGCCTGCTCCAAAGAAG CGGCACAGTTGGGACAGAGAGTTGCCGTTTTAGATTATGTGGAGCCATCTGCAAAAG GTACCAAGTGGGGTCTTGGTGGTACGTGTGTTAACGTTGGCTGCATTCCTAAGAAGCTGATGCACCAGGCCGCTCTACTTGGCACTGCAGTAAAAGATGCTAAGAAGTTCGGCTGGCAGATCACAGGGCCGGTGTGCCATGACTG GGCCACCATGGCAGAGGCTATCCAAAACCATGTCAGGTCTCTGAACTGGGGTCACAGAGTTCAGTTACAGGACAA gaAGGTGAAGTATCTGAACATGAAAGGGAGTCTGGTGGATGAACACACTGTTAAAGGATTAACTAAAGCAGGAAAAGAG ACCATCCTCACTGCCAAGAACGTCGTGATCGCCACAGGTGGACGGCCTAAGTACCCCACAAGT ATCCCTGGAGCAATGGAGCATGGCATCACCAGTGATGACATATTCTGGCTGAAAAAATCGCCCGGAAAAAC aCTTGTGGTTGGAGCCAGTT ATGTGGCCCTGGAGTGCGCAGGGTTCCTCACAGGCATCGGCTTGGACACCACAGTGATGGTTCGCAGTATCGCCCTCCGGGGGTTTGATCAG CAAATAGCAGGTCTAGTGACAGACTATATGGAGACGTATGGGACCAAATTTGCATGGAAGTGTGTCCCAAAGAGAGTGGACAAACTGTCCTCAGGAGCCTTGCAGGTAACCTGGACCGACACCCAGACAGGCAATGAGCACAAGGACTCCTACGACTCCGTGTTGTGGGCAGTGG GAGTTATGAGTACAAGGCCACTTCCCTTTACGCTGACCTTACACTAG
- the txnrd2.2 gene encoding thioredoxin reductase 2, tandem duplicate 2 isoform X1, with the protein MAALCRGRHRWKRTKWFHVLTRTLTERSDYDLVVIGGGSGGLACSKEAAQLGQRVAVLDYVEPSAKGTKWGLGGTCVNVGCIPKKLMHQAALLGTAVKDAKKFGWQITGPVCHDWATMAEAIQNHVRSLNWGHRVQLQDKKVKYLNMKGSLVDEHTVKGLTKAGKETILTAKNVVIATGGRPKYPTSIPGAMEHGITSDDIFWLKKSPGKTLVVGASYVALECAGFLTGIGLDTTVMVRSIALRGFDQQIAGLVTDYMETYGTKFAWKCVPKRVDKLSSGALQVTWTDTQTGNEHKDSYDSVLWAVGRAPETKALGLDKLGVRLNKETGKIVLGADESTSVPNIYAFGDIGEGRPELTPTAIKAGKLLAHRLVGQSTELMNYDNVPTTVFTPLEYGCVGLSEEDAERRHGKDGIEVYHAFYKPLEFTVAERDASQCYIKVVCERGGDQKILGLHFTGPNAGEVTQGFALGFQCGATYSHLLQTVGIHPTCAEEVVKVNITKRSGLDATVTGC; encoded by the exons ATGGCTGCCTTGTGCAGAGGCAGACACCGGTGGAAAAGGACCAAGTGGTTTCATGTCCTAACAAGGACACTGACAG AGAGGTCTGACTATGACCTGGTGGTTATTGGTGGTGGTTCTGGAGGGCTGGCCTGCTCCAAAGAAG CGGCACAGTTGGGACAGAGAGTTGCCGTTTTAGATTATGTGGAGCCATCTGCAAAAG GTACCAAGTGGGGTCTTGGTGGTACGTGTGTTAACGTTGGCTGCATTCCTAAGAAGCTGATGCACCAGGCCGCTCTACTTGGCACTGCAGTAAAAGATGCTAAGAAGTTCGGCTGGCAGATCACAGGGCCGGTGTGCCATGACTG GGCCACCATGGCAGAGGCTATCCAAAACCATGTCAGGTCTCTGAACTGGGGTCACAGAGTTCAGTTACAGGACAA gaAGGTGAAGTATCTGAACATGAAAGGGAGTCTGGTGGATGAACACACTGTTAAAGGATTAACTAAAGCAGGAAAAGAG ACCATCCTCACTGCCAAGAACGTCGTGATCGCCACAGGTGGACGGCCTAAGTACCCCACAAGT ATCCCTGGAGCAATGGAGCATGGCATCACCAGTGATGACATATTCTGGCTGAAAAAATCGCCCGGAAAAAC aCTTGTGGTTGGAGCCAGTT ATGTGGCCCTGGAGTGCGCAGGGTTCCTCACAGGCATCGGCTTGGACACCACAGTGATGGTTCGCAGTATCGCCCTCCGGGGGTTTGATCAG CAAATAGCAGGTCTAGTGACAGACTATATGGAGACGTATGGGACCAAATTTGCATGGAAGTGTGTCCCAAAGAGAGTGGACAAACTGTCCTCAGGAGCCTTGCAGGTAACCTGGACCGACACCCAGACAGGCAATGAGCACAAGGACTCCTACGACTCCGTGTTGTGGGCAGTGG GTAGAGCCCCTGAAACCAAGGCACTGGGCCTCGACAAGCTCGGCGTGCGCCTCAACAAGGAGACGGGGAAAATAGTTTTGGGTGCTGACGAGTCGACCTCGGTGCCAAACATCTATGCTTTCGGTGACATTGGTGAG GGTCGTCCTGAATTGACACCGACAGCAATTAAAGCAGGAAAACTTCTTGCCCACAGACTGGTCGGTCAGAGCACGGAGCTCATGAACTACGACaat GTGCCCACCACAGTATTCACCCCTCTGGAGTACGGCTGTGTAGGTCTGTCTGAGGAGGACGCAGAGAGGAGACATGGAAAAGACGGCATTGAG gTCTACCATGCTTTCTACAAGCCTCTGGAATTCACTGTCGCCGAGCGTGATGCCAGCCAGTGTTACATAAAG GTGGTGTGTGAGCGAGGTGGAGATCAGAAGATCCTGGGTCTGCACTTTACTGGTCCCAATGCAGGAGAAGTCACACAGGGCTTTGCTCTCGGCTTCCA gtgcGGGGCAACATATTCCCACCTGTTGCAGACAGTAGGCATCCACCCAACCTGTGCAGAGGAGGTGGTCAAGGTCAACATCACCAAGCGCTCCGGCCTGGACGCCACTGTCACGGGCTGCTGA